Sequence from the Amaranthus tricolor cultivar Red isolate AtriRed21 chromosome 16, ASM2621246v1, whole genome shotgun sequence genome:
TTGTTCAAGCCCAATTTGGCCAGCTCGACCTGTtttcattaatataaattattattatcccCATTGATCAAAATTATAATGATTAAATTAtcgtttataataattaatttgtagAAACGTTAATAGTCTCCATTGACAtagtcatttataataattgtagtactcattttttctatttataaagGCCTGTTTTCAGTTCTTATTAAGCCTTTATAGTccgtttcattttaattataatagagTCTGTTTTGACTCGATCTATTTTCAACCcgacacttaaaaacccttatgaCTAAGAAACATTAATTGAGTGCTAACCTTGATGGCATAAACAATTTGGGAAATTACTTGAGGTAACAATTGCTTCACTACATTGATACCAAGGTATAAATTTCCTGTGAAGTCATTTTGGCCAATGTAGAATGTATACACAGCTTTTCCAAATATATCCACTGATGGAAGAGAAGTTGAAACTACAAACAAATATTCACTTAGTTAAGTTAGACATGGCGACAGTTCGGTTTAGTTTAGGCTGGTTTAATTTTGGGCGGATTAGACTGGCTTATTCAAGAATAATTCGGTCCGTAATAACTAATTAAAGTGTTAAGACCTAAATGAGTTTGGTGATTGGTTTTTTAattgactttttattttttagttagtCAAACAGTTCTAAAAGTAATTGGTAAGTGATTTTAAAACCAGTTGGAAAGCTTGTTTTAAAGCCAAACCAAAAATCTACAATGATTagcattttattttgttttagcttttgacatatttttctttaataaacaaccaaccGACACCCATTCTATAGAGGAAAGTAATCAAGTTGTTGTTAGGCTTGAACACAACAAGATCCATATTAAAGTGGACTGCACGCAAATTCAATGAAATTTCATCCTAAACCTAATCGGTAGTAGGAGAAGTAGCCCATTAAACCCATATGTTAATCAACCTCTCTATGATTCTTCGATATGAAAATACACATGGATTATTTTCCAACAGAATGTTCACTAGAAACTTGAATcataaactaaatattgaagaaaaaaattaaatgaaagtaAATGATGATATATTTACCAGCATTATTGATAACGTTGGAATGCAACTCCTTAAGTTGGTTAAGCTGAATGGCCAGAAAGAAAGGGCTAACACCAGTTACATACATAGATGTGTTTGGCATCAAAACTGTAGATGCTAATGTTGCAAAGTTTGCTCCATTTCTGTAATCTGATCCTATTGACTTCAAATATGGGCTTATAAATGGTATCCCAATTGCTTGTgctgattaattaattaattaattaattaattataacattAGAGAAAAAATTAACGAATTAGCTAGTTGAGTTACTAATAATTGCATTGAGCAAACTAAAAAGCAATTTAAGACGAAGGAGCTTTTAGCAAATGGTTGTTGGTTTTTTTATTTGACTTATTTGACTAGTTGGAAATATTGACTgtttttttattggttattaAGGCACTTGTATAACCAACCAACTGTTAAGGACAAATTAGTAAAGTTCAATATTAGTTGTGGACTGTTTGTTAGATAAAAAGTAAACAAACCAAAGTCAATCAGAATGGATTTTTCACATTGGGATATAAGTCGAcaatttatcaaatatattttttaatgatcaaacAACCATCAAGCTAAAAACCTATCTAAAATCCAACAAAAGGAtatgtttgataaataaaagGCTTATTGGTTGTTTAAACATCaataaataattgataaatgacttttaatcCTATTGAAATCCGTATTTTGAGCCAAAATTAGAAGTTACCATAATTAACCTTTTGAAatactttttagtttttttgctttttaaacattttatcaAATAAACAACTAATAACCAATTTAATATTTACCAAACTTTTTGCacaataaataatttcaacGACCCGCTTAACAGTCAACAATCATCATCTAATACTTGAAGCTAATCAAACCTGTCAATAACTTCAACCAACATTCATTTGCTAAACATAACGCTTAAACATCATAATGGAGTAATCATTGTCTAATTAACTCAAGAATTAAGACAAAGAGAATACACATACCTAAAAAATCAACAATGACCCTTCCATCAGTTGCTCTACCAACTGGTTTGTGGAAATAAGTGATCCCAAAAGGCCCTTTTTGTGTTGGAAATGCAGCAAAGAAACCTCCTGTATCAGTATTTGAATCCCCAAAATTGAAAATTCCCTTTATATCACATTTGCATTCACATACTAACAACCCCCCAAAAGTCACCTCCGCCACCGCCACCACAACCACCAGCATATAGTTCATTATGACGCTAGCTAGCTAGCTGTGCGAATCCTCTAAGAGTCGGAATAAAATTTATTGTCACCACCTTCTTTTATATTTgtctgtagaaattctctaaccTTTTctgatggaaaaaaaaaattatctcaaAGGACCAACTTGGGTGGAGTTATAGTGCCCACTATGTACATTCACGGAATTCTACTTTAGTGATATTTGTCCGATGTACAGCTCTTAAGAATTATGGTGTCAACTTGTGGGCTTTGGTATGATGTTTAGggtcttttattttaattgtttgtcggttggaaatactttacatgtgaaaaagattttatatcacaaaaataataaatgtagACTTATAAATAATACTTAATGGGTAATCTTTTTACTACTATATAATTTTGCAAAAAAGTAAACATTATTTAATGTGTATGCAAGCGCATTACCCATAAATTTGTGAGCTCGAACCCACAAGTGTTATGTGGATGTGCCAACACGAGTTGAGAGTTTTACAGCTCAACcttcttatttctttttataagaatatAATATATCAGAAAATAGTCATCTAAACCTCCCTTataaaaataccaaaataaaattaccTTGTGGGACATTTTTGGTCCATGATAAGAAACGGTATTGGAAGGGCCGGCAGCACGAGTTTTGGTCTTTGTGATTATAATTGAGCGAGTAAATTATAAGCggtgattttgatttttgagccTATTTTTTAAGTCTTCCGACTTGTTTTCAATCAGGAGCATAATGAGCTATCATTCAGGGTCTTTAATCTTAAACGGCCCATGTAGAAAGTTAATTCTTTGTATTATAAATTCTAGTAACAAGTTAATTTAGGAGAAATTACgtcaataatttaacatttttatgattttcctataataatatcacctattgattaatcatgaataatttcaattttaaggggtatttgctTAGAGTAAACTCGGATAACTAGATGACTTGCTATAATagataatttaccaaaaaaataaacttaaaattaatgtaaaataaaagaaaaattttaaaaattaatataaaaattttgaataattaaaaaactaaaaaaaaattaacattttttgatattttatttaaatttatctttttttaaaaaaaaataaaacttgctataacaagtcattCGATTACCGGATTCACCCTAGAAAAATACCTctaaagtttgaattatttataattaatcaataggtgagattattgtaagaTATTATAAACatgttagattattctaggtaatttttccgttaatttatttatttataactaCCTTTTCTATTTCTTGTTCAAATTTCTATTTTCCTCCATTGTGATGGTTAAATGACTCTCATTATCACAATATTTAACTTGATTAGactttttttcctattttttttgcCTCACTTCTTTGATTAGCTTCTCTTTATGAAGTTGCTcaaatgttaattattttggttaatttgAGGAGTAGTTGGCTTACGTGTATTAATTTGGTTAATAAATATCTGTTCTACTTGCGGATATGATGATTAtaatgaaatcaaaaaaaagtataaacaaATAATAGATTGTCAtagaaaaaaaagtttaaacaaaAAGGTAGACTAGATTAGATCATATTATAGTAGAAAAATTTAGTTCGATTCGGTTAGTTTTGCTCTGATCTAGTCCGTAAAATTTCCAAATTAGAATTTctaatcttgtttgattttagtaTTATATCAAACCAACTTGGACCGTGTGCATTCATAAAGTAGGGCTAGTCTGTTGCTAGTCACCTTAAAATTATCATCCAACACAAGTTTTTGTGTGAGACGGTCTAATCGTGAGACACTCCTCATATATGGATTTAAATAGTCCAAGTAATACAATTATTAACATATGAACTCCTTGCTTTAAGATCGGCTCATGACGGTCTCTAGCTTACAAGATTAGCTGATCATCCAATGGGTTTGAGATCACAAATATGATGAAGAGGGAAAGGTGAATCAAAACAAGATCCATTAAGAATGGCTAAGGAAACAATCTTATTTGCTGCCTCAGTCACATGTATTCCATCCCAGCTTACATAGTTGTTAGGGTCTTCACAAGCTGTTGCTGTTAATGTGCTTCCATTTATGAGCTTGGAATTCCCACAAAATACTTGGGGGTTGAAATTGTAGGGCCCACCACCTTGTCCACAACATGCTCTAGTTCCGTATTTCATACCTGTTTTACATTATAGAGGTATCAATAATCATAGTAGAATCTTGCCTAAGTCATGTCTCCATTTGATTAAAATTCTTATAAATACTAACGGTCCATTTGATAGGTAGTAATGGAAATGATAAACAAGTTTAAAtttggtggtaatggaaatgataaacaagtttaaatttggttgaaaaatctcttggttatcttgatggtcatgcttgttcaacttcaatcatttcattttcttcataaaattcataccaatgcattaccattggaagaggtggtattagatggtaatggaaatttgtaaacaaaaaaactttttttgtgatcaaagtttcattaccataggaatgatatagaactttgaatgaaattttacactataaatcatttccattaccgctatttagtaccactaataAAACAGGCCGTAAGTTGTATAACATATAGCATAAAAGAATAGTAATTAAGTTGGTTCAACATATATGAACATGTGAGTGTTCAACCATCCCTATCAATACTTTATGTACTAAAAACCGAACTTTTAAGTGTCACGCGTCGCGATTACATTAAATTTCGTACTGTCTAAAATATAAGattataattatgtaactatCAAATATCTTATAATGCCCAACACTACCTAttatcacaaattctcaaatgatacGGTCTCACGGTAAGACCAATCTTATTAATTGGCCCAATGTACACTTATTGTCTTAAGACGATCACTTATATTTTAaaagtcataattttttatagtcttaaagcaaatacttataatcttaaagtgataatCCATTATTAGCATAGAATTGAAACTAGTTATTCATAATCATAATGTAAATAAGTAGGTTATACAATTTCATTAACCTCACAACCCACAAAAACATCGAAAATAAAAGGGTAAATTAAAGCAGATCTATTTTTGTGAGACATAGTCTTTTGGTGAGATGACCTCAAAATAAGGAGTTTATACGCTAAAAATTATGTTAGTTGGGCTATTCAAGCCATATACGAATagcgtctcatgatgagacatcatgagaccgtctcacataagaatttgtgattaaagCAAgaatcatagtgtaaaaacaaggccatAACGCATCGCATCAGCggtgttgtaaaggttttcaaaacaaatgaaCCGATATTTTTTCTGCactgtaaaggtgtaaaaaaaaatcGCGTTTTAGGGCTTATTAAGGAATATCTTAAAATTTGCCCGATATTTAGACATTACAGTTACTGCATCACTCCCGCAATGATATTGCGATCACGGCCGTTACCGCAATTACATCATGGCAAGGAtcttaaaagaaaagggaagatTAAGTTATACCATAAGATGAAGGATGGTGGAAGAGGTCAAGTAAGACAGAGTGAGTGTCAACATAGACAATGGAAGCATTTGGAAGAACATCCCTAGTTTGTTGGAGTGCCTTGTTGAGCATGTTATTGTAATCTATCACTGCATTGTTGTAGGAGATCATGCACCCAAATTCATCCAAATCCCAGGTTTCGTGTGGAAGCTCTACCAAGAATGCTGGGTAGCAACCAATTGGTGCTAGATTTAGTACCCAAAATGTTCTTCCTCCTATGCCATATACTTCCTGTTGTTCCATTGCATATTATAATGTTAGTATTACTTTTGAATCAATGAATGTTGAAAATTAAATCAATGGAGAATCgggttttgttttatattacttTCTTCATATAAAAGTGCTGAGTTCGATTCTCACATAGCATTCACCTTTTCTCGCCTATCTTGTAAtagaaaaaacataaattgttatatgagatggtctcacaaTGCGATGCCCACATACATGGATTAAATAACTCATCTtatacatattatgagaatTTGAGCTCCTTATTTGAAGTCGTCTTAGTGAAAAATGATATATCATAAAAGtgtctaataaaaaaaaaaatgaaaacttagTACTGAAATAAAAGActataaattatgtaaataggccttaaggttaaaaataaaagttaccTTGATTGTAGAGGTAATCTGAGAAATAACTTCAGGTAGGTATTTCTTCACTCCACTAATTCCAATGTATGCTAAATTTCCAGTAAAATCATTTTGGCCAATGTAGAATGTGTAGAGTGCTTTACCAAATGTGCTCATTGAAGGTAAAGGGGTTGATACTACAACAATTATTCAAATTAGTAAAACTTTTGTCAAATAAATATTtcactagtgaaaaaaaaaaaattataacatagAAAAGAAAGAGTAATAGATTtcgtttaataatttatttctcaagTGGTTGTACACGTATAACTTCTTGGTTAAGAACATTAGCCGACTCATACAGAGGCTGGAGAGTGCCCAAATCTCAACATAAATTATACATTGAAGTGAATTtctcaaaaattaaatattttacgtAACAAAAATGTATTAGCCCCTctaagacttttttttttttttttttttttttttttgtgtcgcTGGTAGTTAAAGCCTTGGGTCTGTtggaataaataaataaatttaaatggtattACTACCTTCAAgagaagaatgatcaagaatccTAGATTGTAACTCCTTGAGTTGGTTTAGCTGAATACCCAAAGAAAAGGGGCTAACTCCAGTAACAAATAAAGAAGTGTTTGGTAGCCTTACAGTAGATGCTGCTGTTGCAAAGTTTGCTCCATGTCTATAATCCCCTCCAATTGACTTTAAGTAAGGGCTTAGAAATGGTATCCCAATTGCTTGTGCTGaaataaacaagaaaatattagtCCTACTCATACTTGGTTCAACCATATGCATACtacaatttattattatctCCCTCAAACATTGTCAATTTTAGAATCCACCACATTAATTACTCCACTGTACTCTGAATTTGCTACTAAAATTATTGATACAAATATTAAGGAGTAATTTAGTTGTTGGTAAATAAGACAACATTTAAATTGTACTTCaataaatagtattaaaagaaaagaagtgCTTGGATGAGAATCAAAGAAAATAGTAGAAACCGAACAATATCCGTAATaagaaatataacaaaataagtaagatgaataaaaaaactgTTAGAGTTTATAACATATTTTTGAGTCCTCAACCACTAGCTTAATCTTTTCGTTAAGTTGGTTCCtattgacatggtatcagagttaGTGTGACAAGATGTTACgtattcgaatctcaaccacatCCACAATTCTAGATCAAAGGGCGTTGGTGTGAGGGaaacctcaaccatcagctaaaacttttgattgagttggttccttgataaAAACAACATATGACTTATATG
This genomic interval carries:
- the LOC130802309 gene encoding GDSL esterase/lipase At4g01130-like, yielding MGFALVVVVVVMAGFGGLLCECKCEIKGIFNFGDSNTDTGGFFAAFPPQKKPFGMTYFNKPVGRATDGRVIVDFLAQAIGIPFLSPYLKSIGGDYRHGANFATAASTVRLPNTSLFVTGVSPFSLGIQLNQLKELQSRILDHSSLEVSTPLPSMSTFGKALYTFYIGQNDFTGNLAYIGISGVKKYLPEVISQITSTIKEVYGIGGRTFWVLNLAPIGCYPAFLVELPHETWDLDEFGCMISYNNAVIDYNNMLNKALQQTRDVLPNASIVYVDTHSVLLDLFHHPSSYGMKYGTRACCGQGGGPYNFNPQVFCGNSKLINGSTLTATACEDPNNYVSWDGIHVTEAANKIVSLAILNGSCFDSPFPLHHICDLKPIG
- the LOC130802308 gene encoding GDSL esterase/lipase At4g01130-like; its protein translation is MNYMLVVVVAVAEVTFGGLLVCECKCDIKGIFNFGDSNTDTGGFFAAFPTQKGPFGITYFHKPVGRATDGRVIVDFLAQAIGIPFISPYLKSIGSDYRNGANFATLASTVLMPNTSMYVTGVSPFFLAIQLNQLKELHSNVINNAVSTSLPSVDIFGKAVYTFYIGQNDFTGNLYLGINVVKQLLPQVISQIVYAIKEVYGIGGRTFWVLNLAPVGCYPSLLVDLPPEISNLDEFGCSIAYNNAVKDYNNMLKEALQQTRPDVPDASLVYVDTHSVLLDLIQHPKSYGMKYGIRACCGQGGGPYNFNHQVYCGNTKVINGSILTTTVCEDPSKYVSWDGIHPSDAANKLITLAILNGSIFDPPFPLNHICDLQHIG